In the Festucalex cinctus isolate MCC-2025b chromosome 10, RoL_Fcin_1.0, whole genome shotgun sequence genome, one interval contains:
- the htr2b gene encoding 5-hydroxytryptamine receptor 2B, whose amino-acid sequence MSPSDVAPLEADSSLSETYGVQLKWAALLIVLVIIPTIGGNILVILAVSLERKLQNATNYFLMSLAVADLLVGLLVMPIALVTVLYNSGWPLPDFICPIWLFLDVLFSTASIMHLCAISLDRYIAIKKPIQHSQYKSRAKAMVKIALVWLISICIAIPIPIKGLRNYQPRNNITFNSNHTCQLKTDTFRDFIMFGSMAAFFVPLIIMMVIYFLTVHVLRKKVNLLRSKVFQRFSYPTVSTLFQREYPGTANKVDQFHVLERISKMQENPNIGTTNPPNVSEISFRRMSTMGKKSMQTLSNEQRASKVLGIVFLLFVVMWCPFFITNVTSVLCTSCDANIISRLMEIFVWVGYVSSGINPLVYTLFNKTFREAFTRYITCNYKTCIRRRPDRHPKASNVARTLTRISFRSSMAENSKLFMKKGMRNGIGTVSHPSPLRCQLPTQSCSGVVLDPMRFADDDDTKQEEYVSRL is encoded by the exons ATGTCCCCGTCAGATGTGGCTCCACTGGAAGCTGACAGCTCGCTATCAGAAACCTATGGAGTTCAGTTAAAGTGGGCTGCCCTGCTTATTGTTTTGGTCATCATTCCCACCATTGGCGGAAACATCTTGGTTATCCTTGCAGTGTCACTGGAGAGGAAACTGCAGAATGCCACCAACTACTTCTTGATGTCACTTGCTGTGGCTGATTTACTGGTGGGACTCCTGGTGATGCCAATTGCACTGGTCACTGTCCTCTACA ATTCTGGTTGGCCCCTTCCAGACTTCATCTGCCCCATTTGGCTCTTCCTGGACGTGCTGTTTTCAACTGCATCCATCATGCACCTGTGTGCCATCTCACTGGATCGCTACATTGCCATCAAGAAGCCCATACAGCACAGCCAGTACAAATCCAGAGCCAAGGCCATGGTCAAGATAGCACTGGTGTGGCTTATATCCATTT GTATAGCAATCCCTATTCCAATCAAGGGTCTCCGGAACTACCAACCCAGAAACAACATTACCTTCAACAGCAACCACACATGCCAGCTTAAAACAGACACCTTCCGAGATTTCATCATGTTTGGCTCCATGGCAGCATTCTTTGTTCCACTGATCATAATGATGGTTATCTACTTTCTTACTGTCCACGTGCTGCGCAAAAAGGTTAATTTACTCAGATCAAAGGTGTTTCAGCGCTTCAGTTACCCAACAGTGTCCACATTATTCCAAAGGGAATATCCTGGGACTGCGAATAAAGTTGATCAGTTTCATGTGCTGGAAAGGATTTCTAAGATGCAAGAAAACCCCAATATAGGCACAACAAACCCTCCTAACGTTAGCGAAATCTCCTTCCGCAGAATGTCCACCATGGGGAAGAAATCAATGCAGACTCTAAGCAACGAGCAGCGCGCCTCAAAGGTGCTGGGCATAgtcttcctcctctttgtggTCATGTGGTGCCCCTTCTTCATCACTAATGTCACCTCTGTGCTATGTACCAGCTGTGATGCAAACATCATCTCCCGGCTAATGGAGATCTTTGTGTGGGTGGGCTACGTATCGTCGGGCATCAACCCGCTGGTGTACACGCTCTTCAACAAGACGTTTCGGGAGGCATTCACACGCTACATTACCTGTAATTATAAGACCTGCATACGTCGTCGGCCAGACAGACATCCAAAGGCCTCAAACGTTGCTCGGACTCTTACGAGAATTTCATTTAGATCTTCCATGGCTGAAAACTCTAAACTGTTCATGAAGAAGGGCATGAGGAATGGCATTGGGACAGTGAGCCACCCAAGTCCGCTGAGATGCCAACTACCTACACAGTCATGTAGTGGTGTTGTGTTAGACCCAATGCGCTTTGCTGATGACGACGACACAAAGCAGGAAGAATATGTGAGCCGTCTATGA